A stretch of Rhinopithecus roxellana isolate Shanxi Qingling chromosome 12, ASM756505v1, whole genome shotgun sequence DNA encodes these proteins:
- the PEF1 gene encoding peflin isoform X1, with product MASYPYRQGCPGAAGQAPGAPPGSYYPGPPNTGGQYGSGLPPGGYGGPAPGGPYGPPAGGGPYGHPNPGMFPSGTPGGPYGGAAPGGPYGQPPPSSYGAQQPGPYGQGGAPPNVDPEAYSWFQSVDSDHSGYISMKELKQALVNCNWSSFNDETCLMMINMFDKTKSGRIDVYGFSALWKFIQQWKNLFQQYDRDRSGSISYTELQQALSQMGYNLSPQFTQLLVSRYCPRSANPAMQLDRFIQVCTQLQVLTEAFREKDTAVQGNIRLSFEDFVTMTASRML from the exons ATGGCCAGCTATCCGTACCGGCAG GGCTGCCCAGGAGCTGCAGGACAAGCACCAGGAGCCCCTCCGGGTAGCTACTACCCTGGACCCCCCAATACTGGAGGGCAGTATGGCAGTGGGCTGCCCCCTGGTGGTTATGGGGGTCCTGCCCCTGGCGGGCCTTATGGACCACCAGCTGGTGGAGGGCCTTATGGACACCCCAATCCTGGGATGTTCCCCTCTGGAACTCCAGGAGGACCATATGGCGGTGCAGCTCCAGGGGGCCCCTATGGTCAGCCACCTCCAAGTTCCTATGGTGCCCAGCAGCCTGGGCCTTACGGACAGG GTGGCGCCCCTCCCAATGTGGATCCTGAGGCCTACTCCTGGTTCCAGTCGGTGGACTCAGATCACAGTGGCTATATCTCCATGAAGGAGCTAAAGCAGGCCCTGGTCAACTGCAATTGGTCCTCATTCAATGATGAGACCTGCCTCATGATGATAA ACATGTTTGACAAGACCAAGTCAGGCCGCATCGATGTCTACGGCTTCTCAGCCCTGTGGAAATTCATCCAGCAGTGGAAGAACCTCTTCCAGCAGTATGACCGGGACCGCTCGGGCTCCATTAGCTACACAGAGCTGCAGCAAG CTCTGTCCCAAATGGGCTACAACCTGAGCCCCCAGTTCACCCAGCTTCTGGTCTCCCGCTACTGCCCACGCTCTGCCAATCCTGCCATGCAGCTGGACCGCTTCATCCAGGTGTGCACCCAGCTGCAGGTACTGACAGAGGCCTTCCGGGAGAAGGACACAGCTGTACAAGGCAACATTCGGCTCAGCTTCGAGGACTTCGTCACCATGACAGCTTCTCGGATGCTATGA
- the HCRTR1 gene encoding orexin receptor type 1, whose translation MEPSATPGAQMGVPTGSREPSPVPPDYEDEFLRYLWRDYLYPKQYEWVLIAAYVAVFLVALVGNTLVCLAVWRNHHMRTVTNYFIVNLSLADVLVTAICLPASLLVDITESWLFGHALCKVIPYLQAVSVSVAVLTLSFIALDRWYAICHPLLFKSTARRARGSILGIWAVSLTVMVPQAAVMECSSVLPELANRTRLFSVCDERWADDLYPKIYHSCFFIVTYLAPLGLMAMAYFQIFRKLWGRQIPGTTSALVRNWKRPSDQLGDLEQGLSGQPQPRARAFLAEVKQMRARRKTAKMLMVVLLVFALCYLPISVLNVLKRVFGMFRQVSDREAVYACFTFSHWLVYANSAANPIIYNFLSGKFREQFKAAFSCCLPGPGPCGSLKAPSPRSSASHKSLSLQSRCSVSKLSEHVVLTSVTTVLP comes from the exons ATGGAGCCCTCAGCCACCCCAGGGGCCCAGATGGGGGTCCCCACTGGCAGCAGGGAGCCATCCCCTGTGCCGCCAGACTATGAAGATGAGTTTCTCCGCTATCTGTGGCGCGATTATCTGTACCCAAAACAGTACGAGTGGGTCCTTATCGCAGCCTATGTGGCTGTGTTCCTCGTGGCCCTGGTGGGCAACACCCTGG TCTGCCTGGCTGTGTGGCGGAACCACCACATGAGGACGGTCACCAACTACTTCATCGTCAACCTGTCCCTGGCTGACGTTCTGGTGACTGCCATCTGCCTGCCGGCCAGCCTGCTGGTGGACATCACTGAGTCCTGGCTGTTCGGCCATGCCCTCTGCAAGGTCATCCCCTATCTACAG GCCGTGTCCGTGTCAGTGGCAGTGCTGACTCTCAGCTTCATCGCCCTGGACCGCTGGTATGCCATCTGTCACCCACTATTGTTCAAGAGCACAGCCCGGCGGGCCCGTGGCTCCATCCTGGGCATCTGGGCTGTATCGCTGACCGTCATGGTGCCCCAGGCTGCAGTCATGGAATGCAGCAGTGTGCTGCCCGAGCTAGCCAACCGCACACGGCTCTTCTCGGTCTGTGATGAACGCTGGGCAG ATGACCTATATCCCAAGATCTACCACAGTTGCTTCTTCATTGTCACCTACCTGGCCCCACTGGGCCTCATGGCCATGGCCTATTTCCAGATATTCCGCAAGCTCTGGGGCCGCCAG ATTCCCGGTACCACCTCAGCACTGGTGCGAAACTGGAAGCGCCCCTCAGACCAGCTGGGGGACCTAGAGCAGGGCCTGAGTGGACAGCCCCAGCCCCGGGCCCGCGCCTTCCTGGCTGAAGTGAAGCAGATGCGTGCGCGGAGGAAGACAGCCAAGATGCTGATGGTGGTGCTGCTGGTCTTTGCCCTCTGCTACCTGCCCATCAGTGTCCTCAATGTCCTTAAGAG GGTGTTCGGGATGTTCCGCCAAGTCAGTGACCGCGAAGCTGTCTACGCCTGCTTCACCTTCTCCCACTGGCTGGTGTACGCCAACAGTGCTGCCAACCCCATCATCTACAACTTCCTCAGTG GCAAATTCCGGGAGCAGTTTAAGGCTGCCTTCTCCTGCTGCCTGCCTGGCCCGGGTCCCTGCGGCTCTCTGAAGGCCCCTAGTCCCCGCTCCTCTGCCAGCCACAAGTCCTTGTCCTTGCAGAGCCGATGCTCCGTCTCCAAACTCTCTGAGCATGTGGTGCTCACCAGCGTCACCACAGTGCTGCCCTGA
- the PEF1 gene encoding peflin isoform X2, protein MFPSGTPGGPYGGAAPGGPYGQPPPSSYGAQQPGPYGQGGAPPNVDPEAYSWFQSVDSDHSGYISMKELKQALVNCNWSSFNDETCLMMINMFDKTKSGRIDVYGFSALWKFIQQWKNLFQQYDRDRSGSISYTELQQALSQMGYNLSPQFTQLLVSRYCPRSANPAMQLDRFIQVCTQLQVLTEAFREKDTAVQGNIRLSFEDFVTMTASRML, encoded by the exons ATGTTCCCCTCTGGAACTCCAGGAGGACCATATGGCGGTGCAGCTCCAGGGGGCCCCTATGGTCAGCCACCTCCAAGTTCCTATGGTGCCCAGCAGCCTGGGCCTTACGGACAGG GTGGCGCCCCTCCCAATGTGGATCCTGAGGCCTACTCCTGGTTCCAGTCGGTGGACTCAGATCACAGTGGCTATATCTCCATGAAGGAGCTAAAGCAGGCCCTGGTCAACTGCAATTGGTCCTCATTCAATGATGAGACCTGCCTCATGATGATAA ACATGTTTGACAAGACCAAGTCAGGCCGCATCGATGTCTACGGCTTCTCAGCCCTGTGGAAATTCATCCAGCAGTGGAAGAACCTCTTCCAGCAGTATGACCGGGACCGCTCGGGCTCCATTAGCTACACAGAGCTGCAGCAAG CTCTGTCCCAAATGGGCTACAACCTGAGCCCCCAGTTCACCCAGCTTCTGGTCTCCCGCTACTGCCCACGCTCTGCCAATCCTGCCATGCAGCTGGACCGCTTCATCCAGGTGTGCACCCAGCTGCAGGTACTGACAGAGGCCTTCCGGGAGAAGGACACAGCTGTACAAGGCAACATTCGGCTCAGCTTCGAGGACTTCGTCACCATGACAGCTTCTCGGATGCTATGA